In a single window of the Deinococcus aerolatus genome:
- the ilvC gene encoding ketol-acid reductoisomerase has translation MAAKMYYDRDVDTAPIENKLIAIIGYGSQAHAHAQNLRDSGFNVVVGLRDGSSSRAKAEQAGLRVASIEDATKEADVVMLLIPDENQPKTYTESIEPHLTDGKALAFGHGFNVHFGRIKPPAGVDVFLVAPKGPGHMLRRVYADGAGMPGIFAVGQDATGNARYIALAYARGIGCTRAGVLETTFKEETETDLFGEQSVLCGGVTHLIQAGFETLVDAGYQPEIAYFETLHEVKLIVDLIYEKGFEGMRHSISNTAEFGDYVTGPRIITDDTKATMKDVLSDIQTGKFAQRFIDDAESGFPYMNEQRSKMRDHKLETVGKELRDMMPFISKKELEV, from the coding sequence ATGGCTGCAAAAATGTATTACGACCGAGACGTGGACACCGCCCCCATCGAGAACAAACTGATCGCCATCATCGGCTACGGTTCGCAGGCGCACGCGCACGCGCAGAACCTGCGGGACAGCGGCTTTAATGTCGTGGTGGGCCTGCGCGACGGCAGCAGCAGCCGGGCCAAGGCCGAGCAGGCCGGACTGCGCGTCGCCAGCATCGAGGACGCCACCAAGGAAGCTGACGTGGTGATGCTCCTCATCCCCGACGAGAACCAGCCCAAGACCTACACCGAGAGCATCGAGCCGCACCTGACCGACGGCAAGGCGCTGGCCTTCGGCCACGGCTTCAACGTTCACTTCGGGCGCATCAAGCCGCCGGCGGGCGTGGACGTGTTCCTGGTGGCTCCCAAGGGACCTGGCCACATGCTGCGCCGTGTTTATGCCGATGGCGCGGGCATGCCCGGCATCTTCGCCGTGGGGCAGGACGCCACCGGCAACGCACGCTACATTGCGCTGGCCTACGCACGCGGCATCGGCTGCACCCGCGCGGGCGTGCTGGAAACCACCTTCAAGGAAGAAACCGAGACCGACCTGTTCGGCGAGCAGAGCGTGCTGTGCGGCGGCGTGACGCACCTGATCCAGGCGGGCTTCGAGACACTGGTGGACGCCGGGTACCAGCCGGAAATCGCGTACTTTGAGACCCTGCACGAGGTCAAGCTGATCGTCGACCTGATCTACGAGAAGGGCTTCGAGGGCATGCGTCACAGCATCTCCAACACCGCCGAGTTTGGCGACTACGTGACCGGGCCGCGCATCATCACGGACGACACCAAGGCCACCATGAAGGACGTGTTGAGCGACATCCAGACCGGCAAGTTCGCCCAGCGTTTCATCGACGACGCCGAGAGCGGGTTCCCCTACATGAACGAGCAGCGCAGCAAGATGCGCGACCACAAGCTGGAAACTGTGGGCAAGGAACTGCGCGACATGATGCCCTTCATCAGCAAGAAAGAGCTGGAAGTCTAG
- the ilvN gene encoding acetolactate synthase small subunit encodes MTDPVPYDQLLSILVRDEPRVLTRITALFGRRGYNIKSLSVGNTEHPGVSRMTIVVHGDRGVVEQAIRQLEKLHDVMKIIDHSLEKYVDRELVLVKVAITPESRVEVRQIAEDFRSRIVDVGRHALTFEVTGDEGKLTAFIEQMRPFGILETMRTGRIALTRGSNAEIASHIYHEGETQTLRPVVEGVEAREERARGVPNLF; translated from the coding sequence ATGACCGATCCCGTCCCCTACGATCAACTGCTGTCCATCCTGGTGCGCGACGAACCGCGCGTGTTGACCCGCATCACGGCGCTGTTCGGGCGGCGCGGCTACAACATCAAGAGCCTGAGCGTGGGCAACACCGAGCACCCCGGCGTCTCGCGCATGACCATCGTGGTCCACGGCGACCGGGGCGTGGTGGAACAGGCCATCCGCCAGCTGGAGAAGCTGCACGACGTGATGAAGATCATCGACCACAGCCTGGAAAAGTATGTGGACCGCGAGCTGGTGCTGGTCAAGGTGGCCATCACGCCCGAGAGCCGCGTGGAGGTGCGCCAGATCGCCGAGGACTTCCGCAGCCGGATTGTGGATGTGGGTCGCCACGCCTTAACCTTTGAAGTCACGGGCGACGAGGGCAAACTGACCGCCTTTATCGAGCAGATGCGCCCCTTCGGCATCCTGGAGACCATGCGGACGGGCCGCATTGCCCTGACGCGCGGCAGCAACGCGGAGATCGCCAGCCACATCTACCATGAGGGCGAGACGCAGACACTGCGCCCCGTGGTCGAGGGTGTGGAAGCGCGTGAGGAACGGGCGCGTGGAGTTCCGAATCTGTTCTAA
- a CDS encoding glutaminyl-peptide cyclotransferase, with protein sequence MSQSTPPAPSPTPAPAAAPATPPILTPTVVNRYPHDRAAFTEGFQYLGDGTYIESTGLVGESGVRRVDLKTGKVLGKVATPLVTAFGEGVTVLGGLAYHLTWQDGLAFAFDMATMKEVGRYRYSGEGWGLTTNGRDLIMSNGTPTLVWRDPKTFAATRRVTVTDGGQPVKNLNELEYVQGSIYANIWLTDRIARIDPQSGKVTAWIDVAALTREASTNAAKLGRPLTFDDIPNGIAYVPERGTLLLTGKRWGTVFEVKVPGVGLTNGRAQPRR encoded by the coding sequence CTGTCCCAGTCCACGCCTCCCGCCCCCTCGCCCACCCCTGCTCCGGCCGCCGCGCCAGCCACACCGCCTATCCTGACTCCCACCGTCGTCAACCGTTACCCGCATGACCGCGCCGCCTTTACAGAGGGCTTCCAGTACCTCGGCGACGGCACCTACATCGAGAGCACCGGACTGGTGGGTGAGTCCGGCGTGCGGCGGGTGGACCTGAAGACCGGCAAGGTGCTGGGCAAGGTGGCAACGCCACTGGTGACTGCCTTCGGCGAGGGGGTCACGGTGCTGGGCGGCCTGGCGTACCACCTGACGTGGCAGGACGGACTGGCCTTCGCCTTTGACATGGCCACCATGAAAGAGGTGGGGCGTTACCGCTACAGCGGCGAGGGCTGGGGCCTGACCACCAATGGCCGCGACCTGATCATGAGCAACGGCACCCCCACGCTGGTCTGGCGCGATCCCAAAACCTTCGCCGCCACGCGCCGCGTGACCGTCACCGACGGCGGGCAACCGGTCAAGAATCTCAACGAGCTGGAATACGTGCAGGGCAGCATCTACGCCAATATCTGGCTGACCGACCGGATTGCCCGCATCGACCCGCAGAGCGGCAAGGTCACCGCCTGGATCGACGTGGCGGCCCTGACCCGCGAGGCCAGCACCAACGCGGCCAAACTGGGCAGGCCGCTGACCTTCGACGACATTCCCAACGGCATCGCCTACGTGCCAGAGCGCGGCACGCTGCTGCTGACCGGCAAACGCTGGGGCACCGTTTTTGAGGTCAAGGTACCTGGCGTGGGCCTGACCAACGGACGCGCCCAGCCGCGCCGATAA
- the queG gene encoding tRNA epoxyqueuosine(34) reductase QueG, translating into MSAPAELLADLAQSLGADAVGWAAAQVPAGAVEEYARWLDAGRHAGMAYLERQLPARADPSSRLEGVGSVLVLGVSHAFEDPPRPPDGVRVGRVARYAWTPDYHDQLQPLLTRLETEAAALGVRARGYVDHGPVMERLFASGAFLGWRGKSGMLVSTHLGAFVTLAVLLTDLPFGGTGEAHPDRCGRCFRCVAACPTNAIGGDRAIDARRCISYLTIEHRGAIPSEFREGIGEWLFGCDVCSEVCPWSHRAGPLAELLRPQPELANPDLGAFFGIGEREFNRRFVGTAFLRPRRKGMARNALTVLGNTRAPEGWPLLLAGISDPAPEVREAAAWALARWGELDRVRALLSDPDELVSGSAARLLSSSPVV; encoded by the coding sequence ATGAGTGCCCCTGCAGAACTGCTTGCCGACCTGGCCCAGAGTCTGGGCGCAGACGCAGTGGGCTGGGCGGCGGCACAGGTGCCTGCCGGGGCGGTGGAGGAATACGCCCGCTGGCTGGACGCTGGACGTCACGCAGGGATGGCCTACCTGGAACGGCAGCTTCCGGCACGGGCCGATCCGTCCTCTCGGCTGGAAGGCGTGGGCAGCGTGCTGGTGCTGGGCGTGTCGCACGCCTTCGAGGACCCGCCCAGACCCCCGGACGGCGTCCGGGTGGGGCGTGTCGCCCGCTACGCCTGGACACCGGACTACCACGATCAGTTGCAGCCCCTTCTGACCCGCCTGGAAACCGAGGCCGCCGCGCTGGGCGTCCGGGCGCGCGGCTACGTGGACCACGGCCCAGTGATGGAACGCCTGTTTGCCTCGGGCGCGTTCCTGGGCTGGCGGGGCAAGTCGGGGATGCTGGTCAGCACGCATCTGGGCGCGTTCGTGACGCTGGCCGTGCTGCTGACGGACCTGCCATTTGGAGGCACGGGCGAGGCCCACCCGGACCGCTGCGGCCGGTGCTTCCGCTGCGTGGCCGCCTGCCCGACGAACGCGATTGGTGGTGACCGCGCCATCGACGCCCGGCGCTGCATCTCGTACCTGACCATCGAACACCGCGGCGCCATTCCATCCGAATTCCGGGAGGGAATAGGCGAGTGGCTGTTCGGCTGCGACGTGTGCAGTGAGGTTTGCCCGTGGTCCCACAGGGCCGGGCCGCTGGCTGAATTGCTGCGGCCACAGCCGGAACTGGCGAACCCCGATTTGGGGGCCTTTTTCGGCATCGGGGAAAGGGAATTCAATCGGCGTTTTGTGGGCACGGCGTTTCTGCGCCCGCGCCGCAAGGGGATGGCCCGCAACGCGCTGACGGTGCTGGGCAACACCCGCGCGCCCGAGGGCTGGCCGCTGCTGCTGGCCGGCATATCAGACCCCGCCCCCGAAGTGCGTGAGGCGGCGGCCTGGGCCCTGGCCCGCTGGGGCGAACTGGACCGGGTCCGCGCCCTGCTGAGTGACCCGGACGAACTGGTGAGCGGCAGTGCGGCCCGTTTGCTGTCCAGTTCCCCAGTTGTCTAG
- a CDS encoding Nif3-like dinuclear metal center hexameric protein — MTDASSRKPAEISRDALVRWLGDYLKIDAYPDPSMNGLQIEGTGTITRVAASVDTSAKTLQHAADSGADLLLVHHGLFWGDPLAVTGPHRTRLQTALAADLNLYAAHIPLDAHPEIGNNAMIAGALSLENRVPFGDWAGHKIGLAGELPFEQTLQDFADRVQKLTGEICLVHGGGQPTVKRLGIVSGGGAGAVAEAAAMGLDTLLTGEPEHKHFHDSFEYGVNVVFAGHYETEVFGVRALAAKIEEEFGLPWQFLHHPTGL; from the coding sequence ATGACCGATGCCTCTTCCCGCAAGCCCGCTGAAATCAGCCGTGACGCTCTGGTGCGCTGGCTGGGCGACTACCTTAAAATCGACGCCTACCCCGATCCCAGCATGAACGGCCTTCAGATCGAGGGCACTGGAACCATCACCCGTGTCGCGGCCAGCGTGGACACCAGCGCCAAGACGCTTCAGCACGCGGCAGATAGCGGCGCGGACCTTCTGCTGGTGCATCACGGGCTGTTCTGGGGCGATCCGCTGGCCGTCACCGGGCCGCACCGCACCCGCCTGCAAACGGCGCTGGCGGCGGACCTCAATCTGTACGCCGCCCACATTCCGCTGGACGCCCACCCGGAGATCGGCAACAACGCCATGATCGCGGGGGCGCTGTCGCTGGAAAACCGCGTACCTTTCGGTGACTGGGCGGGCCACAAGATCGGTCTGGCCGGGGAGTTGCCCTTCGAGCAGACCTTGCAGGACTTCGCCGACCGCGTGCAGAAACTGACCGGCGAGATCTGCCTCGTTCACGGCGGGGGCCAGCCCACCGTCAAACGTCTGGGCATCGTCAGCGGCGGCGGCGCAGGCGCGGTGGCCGAGGCGGCGGCAATGGGCCTGGACACCCTGTTGACCGGCGAGCCGGAACACAAGCACTTCCACGACTCTTTCGAATACGGCGTAAACGTGGTGTTCGCCGGACACTACGAAACCGAGGTCTTTGGCGTTCGCGCTCTGGCCGCGAAGATCGAAGAGGAGTTCGGGCTGCCCTGGCAGTTTCTGCACCACCCAACGGGCCTGTAA
- the tmk gene encoding dTMP kinase, which produces MLSQPPARPGSSLFVSFEGPEGAGKSTQIGRLLRRLESAGRPHTVTREPGGTPLGTRVREVLLDPDLTIDPLPEFLLYSASRAQLVANVIRPALGRGEVVVCDRYADSSLAYQGAGRGLDAELLRGITAAATGGLWPHLTVLLDLDPKLGLERAARRGQPDRLERADLAFHQRLRQGFLELAAAEPGRFMVLDATRNEAELEHAVWAAVQSLLPDVDR; this is translated from the coding sequence GTGCTTTCGCAGCCCCCGGCCCGCCCTGGTTCCAGCCTCTTCGTCTCCTTCGAGGGACCGGAGGGCGCGGGCAAGAGCACCCAGATCGGCCGACTGCTGCGGCGGCTGGAGTCGGCCGGCCGGCCCCACACCGTCACCCGCGAGCCGGGCGGCACGCCGCTGGGCACGCGCGTCCGGGAGGTGCTGCTCGATCCTGACCTGACCATCGACCCGCTGCCCGAATTCCTGCTGTACAGCGCCAGCCGCGCGCAACTCGTCGCCAACGTCATCCGGCCTGCGCTGGGCCGGGGAGAGGTGGTGGTCTGCGATCGCTACGCCGATTCCAGTCTGGCGTATCAGGGCGCCGGGCGCGGCCTGGACGCCGAACTGCTGCGTGGCATCACGGCAGCGGCGACAGGCGGGCTGTGGCCCCACCTGACGGTGCTGCTGGACCTCGACCCGAAACTGGGCCTGGAACGGGCGGCGCGGCGTGGCCAGCCAGACCGACTGGAGCGTGCGGATCTGGCCTTCCATCAGCGCCTGCGGCAGGGCTTTCTGGAGCTGGCAGCGGCAGAGCCGGGCCGTTTCATGGTTCTGGACGCCACCCGGAACGAGGCTGAGCTGGAACACGCAGTCTGGGCAGCAGTCCAATCACTCCTTCCGGACGTGGACCGCTGA
- the priA gene encoding replication restart helicase PriA yields MTLLPAPAPQSWLVVVNLPVPAQDFSAPHGWTAEVPTGCRVLVPWRGELVVGLVVGQTGPRGAYRLREAVHVLDTPACPWVRPKTVVGVCAWAHDARIPAGLIWGDLLGVGWTVDFIHSVRAVEEADLTAFARKTPTALWTDAGAFHPALLDAVREQGLLEERFEVRPRTRGVVRARELADVPAVARAVTVLRAVRPAPAPLTPRQTHAHAWLGEHGPQDSLSGWAKAAGVSTGVVTGVLNAGGAQYVQEAAPPPPAWAWLREAGPQDTLSAWANGASTDGTPLTPTVAGTLLARGWADTVQVLAPPPALPETVPADANTALPDRLPEAPLWRLHGGRAASRFRTLAPRVLRLLGQGRSVLVLAPDHATLRRAWEGLSGLAAHAGTRAAQLSGQLNETQRAHTWELVRSGAARLVIGSAHALAAPLQDLALIVVLEEGSDAHKLLSGSRAFVPDIAARVAAAHDIPLGALGATPAAESVPWPGAVLPPPRARVHVVDYATPPEQVTLGPLSGAHLGIGDMGYPISHDLARLLRQVQERGRQAVLLAPRRGYSALLRCPGCEHTPQCRNCDVPLRFHQATRQMTCHQCGYHEAMPDRCDNCGEQMWKARGPGTEWIAQEVGRLLPGMPVYRMDRDQQDSLARLQAGDAGVLVGTQLLLSHDAPPNLALVAVTLADTWLNVSDFRASERYHRLLRQLVEWHPARAPLLVVQTFQADHPALRVLAEGRDTLAYPAAEERARKELGYPPHARLAQVEITAREASRAQLAAQELAEALHGAGATAQEVLGPAPSPVARLRGVYPYHLFLRARNDARLAELLKVLDTRTWKARVRVDVNPRGGL; encoded by the coding sequence GTGACTCTGCTGCCTGCTCCTGCCCCGCAATCCTGGCTGGTGGTGGTCAATTTGCCTGTGCCAGCGCAGGATTTCAGCGCGCCGCACGGCTGGACGGCAGAGGTGCCCACCGGGTGCCGTGTGCTGGTGCCCTGGCGAGGCGAGCTGGTGGTGGGGCTGGTGGTGGGCCAGACCGGGCCGCGTGGGGCTTACCGGCTGCGCGAGGCGGTGCATGTGCTGGACACCCCGGCGTGTCCCTGGGTGCGGCCGAAAACGGTGGTGGGCGTGTGTGCCTGGGCGCATGACGCCCGCATTCCCGCCGGGCTGATCTGGGGCGACCTGCTGGGGGTGGGCTGGACGGTGGACTTCATCCACAGCGTCCGTGCGGTGGAGGAGGCCGACCTGACGGCCTTTGCCCGCAAGACCCCCACGGCGCTGTGGACGGACGCGGGGGCGTTTCACCCGGCCCTGCTGGACGCCGTGCGGGAGCAGGGGCTGTTGGAAGAACGCTTCGAGGTGCGACCCCGCACCAGGGGGGTGGTCCGCGCCCGCGAACTGGCCGACGTCCCCGCCGTCGCCCGCGCCGTGACGGTACTGCGGGCCGTGAGGCCTGCCCCGGCTCCCCTGACCCCCCGGCAGACCCACGCCCACGCCTGGCTGGGCGAGCACGGCCCACAGGATTCATTGAGCGGCTGGGCAAAAGCAGCGGGAGTCAGTACGGGCGTCGTGACCGGGGTGCTGAATGCGGGAGGCGCGCAGTACGTCCAGGAGGCCGCCCCACCGCCTCCCGCCTGGGCATGGTTACGGGAGGCGGGACCGCAGGACACCCTGAGTGCCTGGGCCAACGGCGCAAGCACAGATGGCACGCCCCTGACCCCCACCGTCGCCGGAACGCTACTGGCCCGCGGCTGGGCCGACACCGTGCAGGTGCTTGCGCCGCCGCCCGCGCTGCCCGAGACGGTTCCCGCCGACGCCAATACGGCCCTCCCGGACCGCCTGCCCGAGGCCCCGCTGTGGCGGCTGCACGGCGGGCGGGCGGCCTCACGCTTCCGCACCCTTGCGCCGCGTGTGCTGCGGCTGCTGGGGCAGGGCCGCAGCGTGCTGGTCCTTGCCCCCGATCACGCCACCCTGCGCCGCGCCTGGGAGGGCCTGTCCGGGCTGGCCGCACACGCTGGAACGCGCGCCGCGCAACTCAGCGGGCAACTGAATGAAACCCAGCGCGCCCACACCTGGGAACTGGTCCGCAGCGGCGCGGCGCGCCTGGTGATCGGCAGCGCCCACGCCCTGGCCGCGCCGCTGCAAGACCTCGCCCTGATCGTGGTGCTGGAGGAAGGCAGCGACGCCCACAAGCTCCTTTCCGGTTCGCGGGCCTTTGTGCCCGACATTGCCGCGCGGGTGGCCGCCGCCCATGACATCCCTTTGGGCGCTCTGGGGGCCACCCCCGCCGCCGAGAGCGTGCCGTGGCCCGGCGCGGTGCTGCCGCCCCCGCGTGCCCGCGTGCATGTCGTGGATTATGCCACGCCCCCGGAGCAGGTCACCCTGGGTCCCCTGAGCGGCGCCCACCTGGGCATCGGGGATATGGGCTACCCGATCAGCCATGATCTGGCCCGGCTGCTGCGGCAGGTGCAGGAGCGCGGGCGGCAGGCCGTTCTGCTGGCCCCCCGGCGCGGGTATTCGGCGCTGCTGCGCTGTCCGGGCTGTGAACACACCCCGCAGTGCCGCAACTGCGACGTGCCGCTGCGCTTTCATCAGGCCACCCGCCAGATGACCTGCCACCAGTGCGGCTACCACGAGGCCATGCCGGACCGCTGCGACAACTGCGGCGAGCAGATGTGGAAGGCGCGCGGCCCCGGCACCGAGTGGATCGCGCAGGAGGTGGGCCGGCTGCTGCCGGGAATGCCGGTCTACCGCATGGACCGCGACCAGCAGGATTCCCTTGCCCGGCTGCAGGCCGGGGACGCGGGGGTGCTGGTGGGCACGCAGCTGCTGCTGTCGCACGACGCGCCGCCGAATCTGGCGCTGGTGGCGGTCACGCTGGCCGACACCTGGCTGAACGTCTCGGACTTCCGCGCCTCCGAGCGCTACCACCGGCTGCTGCGGCAACTGGTCGAATGGCACCCGGCCCGCGCTCCGCTGCTGGTGGTGCAGACCTTCCAGGCCGATCACCCTGCCCTGAGGGTGCTGGCCGAGGGCCGCGACACCCTGGCCTACCCGGCGGCCGAGGAACGCGCCCGCAAGGAGCTGGGCTACCCCCCCCACGCCCGGCTGGCCCAGGTGGAAATCACCGCCCGCGAGGCCAGCCGGGCGCAGCTGGCCGCCCAGGAACTGGCCGAGGCGTTGCACGGTGCGGGGGCCACCGCCCAGGAAGTGCTGGGTCCCGCGCCCAGTCCGGTGGCCCGCTTGCGCGGCGTGTACCCGTACCACCTGTTCCTGCGCGCCCGCAACGACGCCCGGCTGGCCGAGTTGCTCAAGGTGCTGGACACCCGGACGTGGAAGGCGCGGGTGCGGGTGGACGTGAACCCACGCGGTGGGCTGTAG
- the ilvB gene encoding biosynthetic-type acetolactate synthase large subunit has protein sequence MTGAKALWATLANHGISTVFGYPGGAIMPVYDALTYYPEVRHVLARHEQGAIHAAEGWAKATGEIGVCMATSGPGATNLVTGLADAMMDSVPLLAITGNVARHLMGTDAFQEADITGITLPVTKHNYVVRDVEELPRIIAEAIRIARTGRPGPVLVDIPKDVQMAAYAGEIPTPHARPEIPAPTDESIGRALELLRTAKKPVIMAGGGSLDASAEITALARAWDIPVITTLMGLGAFPASDPLWLGMPGMHGSVAANRAISEADVLLGIGLRFDDRVTGRVNGFAPNAAIIHIELDAAEIGKIIRTHVPVRGDAKVAAARLTEGAVKGVWPEWTAQITEWKGRNETPEHWGAGYAVKAVVDRLTPDDILSSDVGQHQMLAAQLARFERPRRWLNSGGLGTMGFGFPAAIGAGMAEPGVRSVVIAGDGGFQMTAQELATLKMYDIRNVKICIINNSYLGMVRQWQEMFHGKRYSEVWLGDSNPDFLKLADAYDVPGYRASSAEELPAAIDAWLADPKSALLEVVVPHEHGVFPMVPAGAALYEMIESDPGRAVELKAQLADAPMNEVNDA, from the coding sequence ATGACCGGCGCCAAGGCGCTGTGGGCCACGCTGGCCAACCACGGCATTTCCACCGTGTTCGGCTATCCCGGCGGCGCAATCATGCCGGTGTACGACGCGTTAACCTATTACCCGGAAGTGCGGCATGTGCTGGCACGGCACGAGCAGGGCGCGATCCACGCCGCCGAGGGCTGGGCCAAGGCGACGGGCGAGATCGGCGTGTGCATGGCCACGAGCGGCCCCGGCGCCACCAACCTCGTCACCGGACTGGCCGACGCCATGATGGACAGCGTGCCGCTGCTGGCGATCACCGGCAACGTGGCCCGCCACCTGATGGGCACCGACGCCTTTCAGGAGGCTGACATCACCGGCATCACCCTGCCCGTGACCAAGCACAACTACGTGGTGCGCGACGTGGAGGAACTGCCCCGCATCATCGCCGAGGCCATCCGCATTGCCCGCACCGGCAGGCCCGGCCCGGTGCTGGTGGACATTCCCAAGGACGTGCAGATGGCCGCCTACGCAGGCGAGATTCCCACGCCGCACGCCCGCCCGGAGATTCCCGCCCCGACCGACGAGTCCATTGGGCGGGCGCTGGAGCTGCTCAGGACGGCCAAAAAGCCTGTGATCATGGCCGGGGGCGGTTCACTGGACGCGTCGGCCGAGATCACCGCGCTGGCCCGCGCCTGGGACATCCCGGTGATCACCACGCTGATGGGCCTGGGGGCCTTTCCCGCCAGCGATCCGCTGTGGCTGGGCATGCCGGGCATGCACGGCAGCGTGGCCGCCAACCGCGCCATCAGCGAGGCCGACGTGCTGCTGGGCATCGGTCTGCGCTTCGACGACCGCGTGACCGGGCGGGTCAACGGCTTCGCGCCCAACGCCGCCATCATCCACATCGAGCTGGACGCCGCCGAGATCGGCAAGATCATCCGCACCCATGTCCCGGTGCGCGGGGACGCGAAAGTAGCCGCCGCCAGGCTGACCGAGGGAGCCGTGAAGGGCGTCTGGCCCGAATGGACCGCGCAGATCACCGAATGGAAGGGCCGCAACGAGACGCCAGAACACTGGGGCGCAGGCTACGCGGTCAAGGCCGTGGTGGACCGCCTGACCCCCGATGACATCCTGAGCAGCGACGTGGGGCAGCACCAGATGCTGGCCGCGCAGCTTGCGCGCTTTGAGAGGCCCCGGCGCTGGCTCAACTCTGGCGGGCTGGGCACCATGGGCTTTGGCTTCCCGGCGGCCATCGGCGCGGGCATGGCTGAACCCGGCGTCCGCAGCGTGGTCATCGCGGGCGACGGCGGCTTCCAGATGACGGCGCAGGAACTGGCGACGCTGAAGATGTACGACATCCGCAACGTCAAGATCTGCATCATCAACAATTCGTACCTGGGCATGGTGCGGCAGTGGCAGGAGATGTTCCACGGCAAGCGCTACTCGGAAGTGTGGCTGGGCGACAGCAACCCCGACTTCCTGAAACTGGCCGACGCCTACGACGTGCCGGGCTACCGCGCGTCCAGCGCCGAGGAACTGCCCGCCGCGATTGACGCGTGGCTGGCCGACCCCAAATCCGCCCTGCTGGAAGTGGTGGTGCCGCACGAACACGGTGTCTTCCCGATGGTGCCTGCGGGGGCCGCGCTGTACGAGATGATCGAATCCGATCCCGGGCGGGCCGTCGAACTGAAAGCCCAACTGGCCGACGCCCCCATGAACGAGGTGAACGACGCATGA
- a CDS encoding alpha/beta hydrolase, which yields MPLDPALKEVLLQFAAAPQASGLEEMRQAVLANSARTPKRAFAGISTRDLTLPGPASALPARLYTPQGAAPAQGWPLTVFFHGGGFVAYSVETHDQVCRELCAGAESAVLSVEYRLAPENKFPAPVDDAYAAFTWAAANAGPLGVNPARLALAGDSAGASLCIAVTQRARDEHGPAIAAQLLIYPAADFVNTERYPSRRENAVGYFLTEERMKFFGQMYLAEAEHGAHPHVSPLHAADLQRLPPALVLTAEFDPLRDEGIAYAEALRAAGNRAEHQPGPGMIHGFANMTGVSPAAAALIDRAAAWLGRELTQAG from the coding sequence GTGCCCCTTGATCCCGCCCTGAAAGAAGTCCTGTTGCAATTTGCCGCCGCGCCGCAGGCCAGTGGTCTGGAGGAGATGCGGCAGGCCGTGCTCGCCAATTCGGCCCGCACGCCCAAACGTGCGTTTGCTGGCATTTCCACCCGTGACCTGACCCTGCCCGGCCCCGCGTCGGCGCTGCCCGCCCGGCTGTACACGCCGCAGGGCGCGGCCCCGGCGCAGGGCTGGCCGCTGACCGTGTTCTTCCACGGCGGTGGCTTCGTGGCCTACAGCGTCGAGACGCACGATCAGGTGTGCCGCGAGCTGTGCGCGGGTGCGGAAAGTGCCGTGCTGAGCGTGGAATACCGCCTGGCCCCCGAAAACAAGTTCCCGGCTCCTGTGGACGATGCCTACGCCGCTTTCACCTGGGCTGCCGCGAACGCTGGCCCACTGGGCGTCAATCCGGCCCGGCTGGCGCTGGCGGGCGACAGCGCGGGCGCGAGCCTGTGCATCGCCGTGACCCAGCGTGCCCGCGACGAGCATGGTCCGGCCATTGCCGCGCAACTGCTGATCTATCCCGCCGCGGATTTCGTGAACACGGAGCGCTACCCCTCGCGCCGGGAGAATGCGGTGGGCTACTTCCTGACTGAGGAGCGCATGAAATTCTTCGGTCAGATGTACCTCGCGGAGGCCGAACACGGCGCACACCCGCACGTTTCCCCCCTACACGCCGCCGATCTTCAGCGTCTGCCGCCTGCGCTGGTGCTGACGGCTGAATTTGATCCGCTGCGCGACGAGGGCATCGCCTACGCCGAGGCGCTGCGGGCGGCGGGCAACCGCGCCGAACATCAGCCAGGCCCCGGCATGATTCACGGTTTTGCCAACATGACCGGGGTGTCCCCAGCGGCAGCAGCCCTGATAGACCGGGCGGCGGCGTGGTTGGGCCGCGAACTGACGCAGGCCGGGTAG